A DNA window from Halomicrobium mukohataei DSM 12286 contains the following coding sequences:
- the ppsA gene encoding phosphoenolpyruvate synthase codes for MALRWLDDITADDVDSVGGKAASLGELAGAGLPVPPAFVVTADTYRSFVQDTGIEAALSETVDVDTDDSQALAAAAEHAQELILETPVPDSVRDELLVAFDDLGHDVVAVRSSATAEDLPDASFAGQQETFLNVGRADLLDRVRECWASLFTQRAIYYRQEQGFSHDAVDIAVVVQAMVDADESGVLFTSHPSTGAERAIVEAAWGLGEAVVSGAVSPDNYVVDRESGRVEEVTVAEKKVMHVRDGDDTVERAVPDDKREQRVLGTETLDQLVEMGERVEDHYGTPQDVEWAIADDTLYLLQSRPITTIDEGGAADGTDAGVADGGAMTGQQDGVLVSGLGASPGQVAGSVRLVSKLDQLDKVEPGDIIVTEMTTPDMVPAMERAAGIVTDQGGMTSHAAIVSRELGVPAVVGTDAGTDRLQDGQDVTIDGDKGIVEPGATAAADEPEPSSVGDGTDAGLAAKPMTGTEIKVNVSIPAAAERAAATGADGVGLLRIEHMILSTSKTPERYVEDHGERAYVDEIVDGVRTVAEAFYPRPVRVRTLDAPTDEFRQLDGGENEPAEHNPMLGYRGIRRSLDRPETFRLELDAIARLYDLGYDNVEVMLPLVNDAEDVLQARQLLEAAGIDPDKRTWGVMVETPASALGIEQLCETGIDFASFGTNDLTQYTLAVDRNNEAVAGRFDELHPAVLELIGRTIETCREHDVATSICGQAGSKPEMVRYLVNEGVTSISANVDAVRDVQQEVKRVEQRLLLESVRES; via the coding sequence ATGGCACTACGCTGGCTCGACGACATCACGGCCGACGACGTAGACAGCGTCGGCGGCAAGGCGGCATCTCTCGGTGAACTCGCGGGCGCTGGCCTCCCGGTTCCGCCCGCGTTCGTCGTTACGGCCGACACGTATCGCTCGTTCGTACAGGACACCGGTATCGAGGCGGCGCTGTCCGAGACTGTCGACGTGGACACGGACGACTCTCAGGCACTGGCGGCCGCAGCGGAGCACGCACAGGAGCTGATTCTGGAGACCCCCGTCCCAGACTCGGTCCGGGACGAGCTGCTGGTGGCGTTCGACGACCTCGGCCACGATGTCGTCGCGGTCCGCTCCTCGGCGACGGCGGAGGACCTCCCGGACGCCTCCTTCGCCGGCCAGCAGGAGACGTTTCTCAACGTCGGCCGGGCGGACCTGCTCGACCGTGTCCGGGAGTGCTGGGCGTCGCTGTTCACCCAGCGAGCGATCTACTACCGCCAGGAACAGGGCTTCTCTCACGACGCGGTCGACATCGCGGTCGTCGTCCAGGCGATGGTCGACGCCGACGAGAGCGGCGTGCTGTTCACGAGCCACCCCTCGACGGGAGCCGAGCGAGCCATCGTCGAGGCCGCGTGGGGACTCGGCGAGGCGGTCGTCTCCGGTGCGGTCTCGCCGGACAACTACGTCGTCGACCGCGAGAGCGGTCGGGTCGAGGAAGTCACCGTCGCCGAGAAGAAGGTGATGCACGTCCGGGACGGCGACGACACCGTCGAGCGAGCGGTCCCGGACGACAAGCGCGAGCAGCGCGTCCTGGGGACCGAGACGCTCGATCAGCTCGTCGAGATGGGCGAGCGGGTCGAAGACCACTACGGGACGCCCCAGGACGTCGAGTGGGCGATCGCCGACGACACGCTGTATCTCCTCCAGTCCCGGCCGATCACGACGATCGACGAGGGCGGGGCTGCCGACGGGACCGACGCCGGGGTCGCCGACGGCGGCGCGATGACCGGCCAGCAGGACGGCGTCCTCGTCTCCGGGCTGGGGGCGAGTCCGGGCCAGGTCGCCGGATCGGTCCGGCTGGTCTCCAAGCTCGACCAGCTGGACAAGGTCGAACCGGGCGACATCATCGTCACGGAGATGACGACGCCGGACATGGTGCCGGCGATGGAGCGGGCCGCCGGGATCGTCACGGACCAGGGCGGGATGACCAGCCACGCGGCGATCGTCTCGCGCGAGCTTGGCGTCCCCGCGGTGGTCGGTACCGACGCCGGGACCGACCGGCTACAGGACGGCCAGGACGTGACGATCGACGGCGACAAGGGGATCGTCGAGCCCGGCGCGACCGCTGCCGCCGACGAGCCCGAGCCGTCGTCGGTCGGCGACGGCACCGACGCCGGCCTCGCTGCCAAGCCGATGACGGGCACCGAGATCAAGGTCAACGTCTCGATCCCCGCGGCCGCAGAGCGGGCCGCCGCGACCGGTGCCGACGGCGTCGGCCTGTTGCGGATCGAGCACATGATCCTCTCGACGAGCAAGACGCCCGAACGCTACGTCGAAGACCACGGCGAACGGGCCTACGTCGACGAGATCGTCGACGGCGTTCGGACCGTCGCCGAGGCGTTCTACCCGCGTCCGGTCCGGGTCCGCACGCTGGACGCCCCGACCGACGAGTTCCGGCAGCTCGACGGCGGCGAGAACGAGCCCGCCGAGCACAATCCGATGCTCGGCTATCGGGGGATCCGCCGGAGCCTCGACCGGCCGGAGACGTTCCGGCTGGAGCTGGACGCGATCGCTCGCCTGTACGATCTGGGCTACGACAACGTCGAGGTCATGCTCCCGCTGGTCAACGACGCCGAGGACGTGTTGCAGGCCCGCCAGCTGCTCGAAGCGGCGGGTATCGACCCCGACAAGCGAACGTGGGGGGTGATGGTCGAGACGCCGGCCAGCGCGCTGGGCATCGAGCAACTGTGCGAGACGGGGATCGACTTCGCCTCGTTCGGGACGAACGATCTCACCCAGTACACGCTCGCGGTCGACCGGAACAACGAGGCCGTCGCGGGACGCTTCGACGAGCTTCACCCGGCGGTGCTCGAACTGATCGGCCGCACGATCGAGACCTGCCGCGAGCACGACGTGGCGACGAGCATCTGCGGGCAGGCCGGCTCCAAGCCCGAGATGGTCCGCTACCTCGTCAACGAGGGCGTCACCTCGATCAGCGCCAACGTCGACGCCGTCCGCGACGTGCAACAGGAGGTCAAGCGGGTCGAACAGCGCCTCCTGCTCGAGTCGGTCCGCGAGTCGTAG
- a CDS encoding PhzF family phenazine biosynthesis protein yields the protein MDTRQALLVDAFTDEPMAGNPAGVVPDADGLDDEQFGKIASELGASETAFVLPDDEADRRLRYFTPEREVDLCGHATVAAHALLYEHDRLDAGTHTLATAAGTFEIEIDDDGTVWMEQATATVRPADVADEDVADALGIDVATLRDVGADFPLSVASSGLPFLVAPVNYFEHLRDAQPDMAAIESLCESVGAEGLYAFTFDTLDGDATIHARAFVPLAGVPEDPVTGTAAGAACAYLRRHNALDGEREEIVVEQGHFLDRPGRVRVVTDGHDVRVGGRAVTTLDGELTVPDSEDDDIIEV from the coding sequence ATGGACACGCGACAGGCGCTGCTCGTCGACGCCTTCACCGACGAGCCGATGGCGGGCAATCCGGCGGGCGTCGTGCCGGACGCGGACGGACTGGACGACGAGCAGTTCGGCAAGATCGCTTCGGAGCTGGGTGCCAGCGAGACGGCCTTCGTGCTGCCGGACGACGAGGCGGACCGGCGGCTGCGGTACTTCACGCCCGAACGTGAGGTCGACCTCTGTGGACACGCGACCGTCGCCGCCCACGCGCTCCTCTACGAGCACGACCGGCTCGACGCCGGGACCCACACGCTGGCGACGGCCGCGGGCACGTTCGAGATCGAGATCGACGACGACGGCACCGTCTGGATGGAACAGGCGACCGCCACGGTGAGACCCGCCGACGTGGCCGACGAGGACGTGGCCGACGCGCTGGGGATCGACGTGGCGACGCTGCGGGACGTTGGCGCGGACTTCCCGCTCTCGGTCGCTTCGAGCGGCCTCCCCTTCCTCGTCGCTCCGGTGAACTACTTCGAGCACCTGCGGGACGCTCAGCCGGACATGGCGGCGATCGAGTCGCTCTGTGAATCCGTCGGTGCCGAGGGGCTCTACGCTTTTACCTTCGACACGCTGGACGGCGACGCGACGATCCACGCGCGGGCGTTCGTCCCGCTGGCCGGCGTCCCCGAGGACCCCGTCACGGGGACCGCCGCCGGGGCCGCGTGTGCCTATCTGCGCCGGCACAACGCGCTGGACGGCGAGCGCGAGGAGATCGTCGTCGAACAGGGTCACTTCCTCGATCGGCCCGGCCGCGTCCGCGTCGTGACCGACGGCCACGACGTGCGTGTCGGCGGGCGGGCGGTGACGACGCTCGACGGGGAGCTGACCGTTCCCGACAGCGAGGACGACGACATCATCGAGGTCTGA
- a CDS encoding AEC family transporter: MSLLSIFATAILPVVAVAGAGYLLGRFRDVDPGALNTVTVYVLAPALVVYSFATTPFPAATLARVVVAVTAFSAAMIAVAESVGRLQGQTEPLLGAFVLVVAFPNVGNFGIPLSEFAFGATGRSTAILVTALQGVLLYTVGVYIAARGDDGSPLSSMKRVFSIPLVYAVVGTLAARWIGVVPPESSAAMQTIEMLGNASIPVMLLILGIRLSNVRVDETVRRVGVASVAKLALAPLVGVGIALAVGFRDPVVARTFVLLAAAPTAVTPVILVGAFSGESDGLSAGQFVSTSVLVTTLGSVVTVTLLVALLQSGAIV, encoded by the coding sequence GTGTCGCTGCTCTCGATTTTCGCGACGGCGATCCTGCCGGTCGTCGCCGTCGCCGGTGCTGGCTATCTGCTGGGTCGGTTTCGGGACGTGGATCCCGGCGCGCTCAACACGGTCACCGTCTACGTGCTCGCGCCGGCACTCGTCGTCTACAGCTTCGCGACGACTCCGTTCCCCGCTGCGACGCTCGCACGCGTCGTCGTCGCAGTCACCGCCTTCTCGGCGGCGATGATCGCCGTCGCCGAGTCCGTCGGCCGACTCCAGGGCCAGACCGAGCCGCTGTTGGGTGCGTTCGTCCTCGTCGTCGCCTTCCCCAACGTCGGCAACTTCGGCATCCCGCTCTCGGAGTTCGCCTTCGGCGCGACCGGTCGCAGCACTGCGATTCTCGTCACGGCACTGCAGGGCGTCCTGCTGTACACCGTCGGCGTCTACATCGCCGCTCGTGGCGACGACGGGAGCCCGCTGAGCAGCATGAAGCGCGTCTTCTCGATCCCGCTGGTCTACGCCGTCGTCGGGACGCTCGCGGCCCGGTGGATCGGGGTCGTCCCGCCCGAGTCAAGCGCCGCGATGCAGACCATCGAGATGCTGGGCAACGCCTCGATCCCGGTCATGCTGCTCATCCTCGGAATCCGCCTGTCGAACGTCCGCGTCGACGAGACCGTGCGGCGGGTCGGCGTCGCCAGCGTGGCGAAACTCGCCCTCGCGCCGCTCGTCGGCGTCGGGATCGCACTCGCAGTCGGCTTTCGCGATCCCGTCGTCGCGCGGACGTTCGTCCTGCTCGCTGCCGCGCCGACGGCGGTGACCCCCGTCATCCTCGTCGGAGCGTTCAGCGGCGAGAGCGACGGCCTGTCGGCCGGTCAGTTCGTCAGCACGTCCGTGCTCGTGACGACGCTGGGCAGCGTCGTGACTGTCACGCTGCTGGTGGCCCTCCTCCAGTCCGGGGCGATCGTCTGA
- a CDS encoding segregation/condensation protein A: MTSESPEDRRDEGDSKTLSGERRDPRDSEGRDERSEERSSDTRTGSDATRERSGGDDDIPLNIAGHEDREAPSGTSEDPFDTGGDDSDGESGAAEAGEADDEDDEEEVEPVEVLVQLADAGEIDPWDIDVVRVTDKFLEVIDEADLRTSGRALFYASVLIRMKSDAMLSDEDEEEPPAEPWEAAMAGDDPIDEPDPFASLEQEMDRRLERRRARGMPQTLDELVRDLREAERDSWWKESRSYDTSDSPSGFQRGTQELDYRGAEDVRMDDEPTADEVTANTHGEDIDAIVDEVYEAVREQYDAGREEVLFREVHQIGGSRVETFLGLLFLSHRGQVRLQQDELFGDLWIQDPSAVTGSEEALAD; encoded by the coding sequence ATGACTAGCGAGTCGCCCGAGGACCGACGGGACGAGGGGGACTCGAAAACGTTGAGCGGGGAACGACGCGACCCGCGAGACAGCGAGGGGCGCGACGAACGAAGTGAGGAGCGGTCCTCGGATACGCGAACGGGGAGCGACGCGACCCGTGAGCGGAGTGGCGGTGACGACGACATTCCCCTGAACATCGCCGGACACGAAGATCGGGAGGCTCCGTCTGGGACCTCCGAAGACCCCTTCGACACGGGAGGCGACGACTCGGACGGCGAGTCGGGGGCGGCCGAAGCCGGCGAGGCCGACGACGAAGACGACGAGGAGGAAGTCGAGCCCGTCGAGGTGCTGGTCCAGCTCGCTGACGCGGGGGAAATCGACCCGTGGGACATCGACGTGGTGCGGGTGACCGACAAGTTCCTCGAAGTGATCGACGAGGCGGACTTGCGGACCTCCGGGCGGGCGCTGTTCTACGCGTCGGTGCTGATTCGCATGAAGAGCGACGCGATGCTGTCCGACGAGGACGAGGAAGAACCGCCGGCCGAGCCCTGGGAGGCGGCGATGGCCGGCGACGATCCCATCGACGAGCCGGACCCCTTCGCCTCGCTGGAGCAGGAGATGGACCGCCGACTGGAGCGCCGTCGGGCACGGGGGATGCCCCAGACGCTGGACGAACTGGTGCGAGACCTCCGGGAGGCCGAGCGCGATTCCTGGTGGAAAGAATCACGCAGCTACGACACGAGCGACTCGCCGTCGGGGTTCCAGCGCGGGACCCAGGAACTGGACTACCGCGGGGCCGAAGACGTGCGGATGGACGACGAGCCGACCGCCGACGAGGTGACGGCCAACACCCACGGCGAGGACATCGACGCGATCGTCGACGAGGTGTACGAGGCGGTGCGCGAGCAGTACGACGCCGGCCGCGAGGAGGTCCTGTTTCGGGAGGTTCACCAGATCGGCGGCTCCCGGGTCGAGACGTTCCTGGGACTGCTCTTTCTCTCTCATCGCGGGCAGGTCCGCCTCCAGCAAGACGAACTGTTCGGGGACCTCTGGATACAGGACCCGAGCGCCGTGACCGGCTCCGAAGAGGCACTGGCCGACTAG